The Arcobacter arenosus genomic interval ACCATTTATTATTTGTAAAGATCTTGAACTACCTAAATCTTCAACTGTAAAGCCATCTATTTGTTTAATTTTAGGGAAATCAACAGAACTACCTACTGCTTCATACTCAAAAATATAAGATTCACCATTTACAAAAGAATCTGGAGCTTTTAGTATCACGCTAGCTTGTAAAAAAAATGGAAATAATAAAAATGAAAAAAAGAAAAAAAGTTTTTTCATTAGAACTCCAATGTTCCTTCAATAGCAAAATTTGCTCTTGAATCTAATTCTGCGTGGGATAAAACTGCTACTTGTAATCCAAATTTTTCATAGATTTCTGAAATTCTTTTTCTTAATAATGGGTCTACAACCATGGCAACTTTGCTAAATCCTTTTGCTTCAACTTGTCCTAACATCTCTTTTGTTTTTGTTACAAGACTATTTATCTCAGCAATTGATAACATTAATTGAGAAACTCCATGTTGCTCTTGAAGTTTTCCAATAAATTGTTGCTCTATTTCAGGTTTAATTGTAATAATATGTAAAGTATTATCTGTATCTTTAAATCTATCGGTAATAAGTCTATAAAGTTTACTTCTTACATGTTCTAAAAGAATATCAGGAGCCTTTGTAAACTCTGCAATATCTGCAATTGCTTCAACAATAGTTAACATATCAACAATTGGTATTTTTTCATGTAATAAATCTTTACAAACTTTTAATAAAGAACCATAAGAAGTTACTTTCATAGCCTCTTCTACAACAATTGGGAAATCTTTTTTCAAGCCTTCAACAATATCAACAATATCTTGTCTAGTAATAATATCTTCAGCATGTTTTTTTATAATTTCAGAAATATGTGTTGAGATGATTGTTGGAGCATCAACAACAGTAAAACCTTTCATTAAGGCATCTTCTTTTTGTTCCACATCAATCCATGTAGCATCTAAATTAAATACAGGTTCTTTTACCCTTAAACCTTTTAATTTTTCATTTCCTACTCCACCCATTGCTAAAAGTTTATTTATCTCAACTCTACCTTTTGCAATAGGAATTCTTTTTAAATAAAGTTCATATTCATTTGGTGATAAACTAGGATCATCTGCAATTCTTATTTGTGGAATTATAAATCCAAGTTCAGAGGCAATAGTTTTTCTAATTGCCCTAATTTTATCAAGAAGTTCTGAATCACCTTGAACAAGTTGCAATAGTCTAATACCAAGCTTTAATTCTAAAACTTCAAGTTTCATGATATTTTCCATAACTTGTTTTTCATCAGGAACAGCAGCTTTTCTTTTCTTCTCTTTTAAATCATCAATATTTGCACTTGGTTCAATCTTAGATGTTGATTTAGCTGCTGCAGGTTTAATTAATCTTGTAATCGCGTTATCATGATTATTCTCAATCATATAAATTGCATATCCAATAAAAACTAAAAGAAGTCCCATTATCATTAAAATACCAGTTGGAAAACCTGGAACAAAACCAAAAAGAACCATACCAATTCCAACTAAAATTAATGATTTTGAATCTTTTACAAGTTGAGCAACTGATTGATTTGCAAATTTATCTTCATCCATATTAGAACGGGTAATAAT includes:
- the flhA gene encoding flagellar biosynthesis protein FlhA, which translates into the protein MNLRRFFSKDLFVVALFVSILMIIIVPLPKGALDFFLIVSLSLSLLILLISLYIQKPADLTTFPTIILILALFRLSLNIATTRSILSEGHNGPEAVSSIISAFGDFVVGGNMVIGIIVFIILVLINFMVVTKGATRVAEVTARFTLDSMPGKQMAIDADLNAGFIDDKEAQQRRKELITEANFYGAMDGSSKFVKGDAVAGIIITLVNLIGGLLIGLFQHDMTVSESGEIYAILTIGDGLVAQIPALILSTATAIIITRSNMDEDKFANQSVAQLVKDSKSLILVGIGMVLFGFVPGFPTGILMIMGLLLVFIGYAIYMIENNHDNAITRLIKPAAAKSTSKIEPSANIDDLKEKKRKAAVPDEKQVMENIMKLEVLELKLGIRLLQLVQGDSELLDKIRAIRKTIASELGFIIPQIRIADDPSLSPNEYELYLKRIPIAKGRVEINKLLAMGGVGNEKLKGLRVKEPVFNLDATWIDVEQKEDALMKGFTVVDAPTIISTHISEIIKKHAEDIITRQDIVDIVEGLKKDFPIVVEEAMKVTSYGSLLKVCKDLLHEKIPIVDMLTIVEAIADIAEFTKAPDILLEHVRSKLYRLITDRFKDTDNTLHIITIKPEIEQQFIGKLQEQHGVSQLMLSIAEINSLVTKTKEMLGQVEAKGFSKVAMVVDPLLRKRISEIYEKFGLQVAVLSHAELDSRANFAIEGTLEF